The DNA segment TTTAATGTACAGTATGCATAGTTTCCATAAGTCTCATTTTTAACTTCATATAAAGGCATTGAATAACTTATCATACCAGTCATAGGCCCTACAGCACCCATGCTATGATTAGATACAAACTTAATTCCACCATTTTCAATTAATTTTATTGCTTCTTCATCACTTTCTGCTAATCTTTCATATTTAACAGCACCTATAATAGCTCCTTTTAAAGGACCTGTCATATCTTTCCATTCAATCGGTGGACCAGCATGACCTATAACATTTTTCTCCATTCCAGGTAGCACATCTTTAGCATATTTTATATCAACTAATACAGGCTGACCTTCCTGCATTCTTTTAATACCTTCTTCATTTGCTTTATTAATATCAAATTTCATATCCTATTTCCTCCTAGTAATTTATTTAAGTTTATTCAATATTTCTATTAATTTAGGATCTCCACCTGCAGGTGGTTTCCATTCTACTTGTATTGTTGTTATTTCTTGATCTTTATTTGCTTCATAGAATGTTTCTAATCCAATATTAGCAATTTTAAGTTCTTTTCCAAATAAATCATTCACCTTAGCCATATTATTTGCCTCCTAAATTACGAGATTTATTTATAATTAAAGATGCAATTCTAGCTGCTTGAGCATTACTTTCCATAACGATAACTCCAGCGTCTTTAAGTTTTTTCTCTTGTTCTTCAAAGTCTTGTATATCTTTATCTGTACCACATATTGATGATATGAAAGTTATATGTCTTCCATCTTTTTCTGATATTTGTCTAGCTTTTTCAATAGCTTTAACAGCTTCACCAGCTGGATCTTCATGTGAGCCATATCCTAATACTACATCTAATAATATAACTGATACTTCATTATCTTTAGCCTCTTCTTCTATTCTATCCACTCTAAGTCTTGGATCAATCATTGGATGAGGTCTACCATCAGTGAAGTAGTCATCTCCCATATCTAAGAATGTATTTTTTTCACTTATATCAACATTATTTAGTTCTTTTGTACCTTTAAGTGATATATTAGAATATATATTATCAACATCTTTCTTTACTATAAGCATACCTTCATAAGCAAGAGTTCCACCAGTGTATAAAGCTCTTATATATTTTTGTTCATCTTTTTTAGATGCTATTTCCTTTTCTACAATTTTAGTGATTTCTTCATCACTCATATCAAATATTACATTTTGGTATTCTTCTCCTTTAGAAGCATTAACAGCCATAACTGCAGCATCTTCTAATGTTTCAGCAAATATAGCTTTACTATCTTTAACTAATTCAGGATCCCCACCTAGAAAACAAGCTATTACTGGTTTATTTATAGATTCAACTCTATCTAGTATCTTTTTCATAACATTCTCTGCTGGTGGTTTTGATACAAGAAGAATAACTTCTGTTTCATCATCTTCTGCTAATGCATCTATACCAACCATCATCATTTTACCACCAACTTGTTCTTTCAAGTCACGTCCACCTGTTCCAAGGCCTTGTGATAAACCTGCACCTTTTTTATCAATTATACAACTTGTTTCTTGAAGTCCAGTACCTGATGCTGCCACCATACCTATATTACCTCTATTAATAACATTAGCAAAACCTAATGCAGCTCCATTTATTATAGCTGTACCACAATCAGGTCCCATCATTAATAAACCTTTTTCTATAGCTTTATCCTTCAATTCAATCTCATCTGTTATAGATACATTATCACTAAATAATAATACATTTAAATCATTATCTAGAGCTTTTTCAACTTCTGCCCTTGCATATTTACCAGGTATAGATATAACTGTAAAATTTAATCCATTTATTTTTTCTATCGCTGTATCTAATGTCTTAACTTTTAATTCACCACTTATAGATGCATTATTTTTCTTGTTAAGTTGATTTTCCACTTCATCAATTACCATTTGTGCTCTTTCTTCATCTTCAGCTATAACTCCAATTATCATATCGTTTGAATCTGAGTCTAAATTTTCCTCTAATAGTAATCCTGAATCTTTCATTAAGTTCTTATTATAGTCTGTGCCCATCATAACTGCAGCATTTTTAACTCCATCCATTGATGAAATTTTACTTGAAATAGTCATTAATGTTACTGAATCATAATAAGAATTTTCTTTTATAAAATTCTTAGTAATCATAAATTTACCTCCCAATTTATATTTAATAATTAACAATAATTTGTTTTTTAAAAAAACCTTTTCTTAAATGTATATACTAAAGGTATAAATAACCCTATATTCATATTATAAAATTTCCACCTATAACTCACACTATCAAGGTGCATAAAATAAATAAAAATTATTGTGCAAAATGTATAAACTATTAAATTTATACATTTAGTAATTTCATTGCTTTTAACCCTAGTTGCATTTCAAACAATTCATTTTGATCTTTAAAATCCGTATTTAATATTGACTTTATTTTATCCATTCTATATATAAAAGTATTTCTATGCACAAATGTCTCTTTAGAAGCTTCTGATATATTATTGTTATATTTAAAATAGGCTTCTAATGTAGATACCAAATTCGAATTATTTTCTTTGTCATATTCATATAGCCTATAAATAGTATTTCTATAAAATCTCTCTAATTCACTTTTATTTTCTATTGAAGACAATAAGTTATATATCATAAAATCTTCATATTGAAATAAGTATCCTTTATAATTTAGTTTTTCAGCAATATCTAATGCTTCTACTGCCTCTTTAAAGCTATCTCCAAGTTTTATTAATCTATTATATAATTTACCTATTCCAATACTTATATTAATATCCTCTATATTTAACCTCAAATTATGATACACTTTCTCCATAAATTTTTTAGATATATCTTTAGAGTATTTACTATTATTTATTCTATCTAATTGAATAAATAATATAATTTGATTTCCTCTATGAATACTAACTAAGTTTTTATTTTCCTTTATTGCAAGAGCATTAGAGACTTTATCAATTGTATTTCTAATACTTGCTAAAGTATTTTTATTTTGAAATATGCTTTTGTCATTTACTATTTCATAGTTATTTATTTTTATTACTACTGCTACGGACTTTCTATTTAAATATAATCCATGTATTTCTGAAAGGTGTTCAATAACCTTTTCTGATGTTATTCGCTCTTCTAACAAATCATCAAAGAAATCTCTTCTTATGGAATATTTTGTTGCTTCTATTTCTTTTCTTTTTATAATCTCTAAACTAGCTATAGTTGCACTATGCTCCATGGCCATGTAATCTAATTCTATTAGTTTTCTACCAGTTTCCCATATTATAATATAACCTAGTAACGTTCCTACTCCTGCTATTGGACGTATTCTAACCGCTATTTTTTTTCCTCCTAATAGATACTCTTTCTTTATAGCTTTTTTATATGAATGTATGTTAGAAGGTAAATTATCAATTAAACTTTGAGTAAAAACTCTTTCATTTTTATTTATATTTAAATACCTTTCTATAGGGAAAAAAGTCCCTTGTTTTTCCTTAAAACAAAGTAACTTTCCCATATCATCAACCATCATAACAGGATTTGATACTATTTTTACTAATTCACTAC comes from the Senegalia massiliensis genome and includes:
- a CDS encoding fdrA domain protein → MAKVNDLFGKELKIANIGLETFYEANKDQEITTIQVEWKPPAGGDPKLIEILNKLK
- the fdrA gene encoding acyl-CoA synthetase FdrA, giving the protein MITKNFIKENSYYDSVTLMTISSKISSMDGVKNAAVMMGTDYNKNLMKDSGLLLEENLDSDSNDMIIGVIAEDEERAQMVIDEVENQLNKKNNASISGELKVKTLDTAIEKINGLNFTVISIPGKYARAEVEKALDNDLNVLLFSDNVSITDEIELKDKAIEKGLLMMGPDCGTAIINGAALGFANVINRGNIGMVAASGTGLQETSCIIDKKGAGLSQGLGTGGRDLKEQVGGKMMMVGIDALAEDDETEVILLVSKPPAENVMKKILDRVESINKPVIACFLGGDPELVKDSKAIFAETLEDAAVMAVNASKGEEYQNVIFDMSDEEITKIVEKEIASKKDEQKYIRALYTGGTLAYEGMLIVKKDVDNIYSNISLKGTKELNNVDISEKNTFLDMGDDYFTDGRPHPMIDPRLRVDRIEEEAKDNEVSVILLDVVLGYGSHEDPAGEAVKAIEKARQISEKDGRHITFISSICGTDKDIQDFEEQEKKLKDAGVIVMESNAQAARIASLIINKSRNLGGK
- a CDS encoding PucR family transcriptional regulator ligand-binding domain-containing protein; protein product: MKLKDVLKIKEIEDLKVISGFKGKEQVITNINIMDNPDTVKWLQKGELLLTTGYLLKDDNELQKSLIKDLSEKGCSGLGIKLKRYIDDLPKIMLEQSKLYNFPIIAIPYNYSLSHISNLIYKQIYNKQRELLEKSIEIHKTLTQLSLQGGGLDSICSELVKIVSNPVMMVDDMGKLLCFKEKQGTFFPIERYLNINKNERVFTQSLIDNLPSNIHSYKKAIKKEYLLGGKKIAVRIRPIAGVGTLLGYIIIWETGRKLIELDYMAMEHSATIASLEIIKRKEIEATKYSIRRDFFDDLLEERITSEKVIEHLSEIHGLYLNRKSVAVVIKINNYEIVNDKSIFQNKNTLASIRNTIDKVSNALAIKENKNLVSIHRGNQIILFIQLDRINNSKYSKDISKKFMEKVYHNLRLNIEDINISIGIGKLYNRLIKLGDSFKEAVEALDIAEKLNYKGYLFQYEDFMIYNLLSSIENKSELERFYRNTIYRLYEYDKENNSNLVSTLEAYFKYNNNISEASKETFVHRNTFIYRMDKIKSILNTDFKDQNELFEMQLGLKAMKLLNV